The sequence below is a genomic window from Polynucleobacter sp. MWH-UH19D.
TGCATATTGGCAAAAAATTGATCACGAGCGTGACTATCCTGAGGCCTTTGTTGATGCGATGGCAAACGCGGGCTGGTTAGCAGCCTTGATTCCAGAAGAATATGGTGGCTCTGGTCTCGGTTTAGCTGAAGCCTCAGTCATCATGGAGGAAATTAACTTCTCCGGCGGTAATGCTGGTTCTTGCCATGGTCAGATGTACAACATGGGTACGTTATTACGCCATGGATCTGAAACACAAAAGAAACTCTATCTCCCCAAAATTGCAACTGGCGAATTACGTCTACAAACCATGGCTGTTACTGAGCCAACTACAGGAACTGACACAACCAAGCTTAAAACTACCGCTGTTAAAAAAAGTGATAAGTATGTTGTGAATGGTCAGAAGGTCTGGATCTCTCGTATTCAGCACTCTGACTTAATGATTCTCCTGGCAAGGACTACGCCACTTGCGGAAGTAACCAAAAAATCTGAAGGCATGTCAATTTTTATTGTTGATCTTAAAGAAGCAATCGGCAAAGGCATGACAATTCAACCAATCGCTAATATGGTGAATCATGAAACTAATGAGGTCTTCTTTGATAACCTAGAGATTCCTGCGGAGAACTTAATTGGCGAAGAAGGCAAAGGCTTTAAATACATCCTTGATGGACTTAATGCTGAGCGTACTTTGATTGCTGCTGAATGTATTGGTGATGCCTACTGGTTTGTGGATAAAGCGCGCCGCTATGCCAATGAGCGTGTAGTCTTTGATCGCCCGATTGGCAAAAACCAAGGCATACAGTTCCCGATTGCAGACTCTTATATCGAGACAGAAGCAGC
It includes:
- a CDS encoding acyl-CoA dehydrogenase family protein, whose translation is MNHPIPKPDQYQDMREALRDLCGSFDSAYWQKIDHERDYPEAFVDAMANAGWLAALIPEEYGGSGLGLAEASVIMEEINFSGGNAGSCHGQMYNMGTLLRHGSETQKKLYLPKIATGELRLQTMAVTEPTTGTDTTKLKTTAVKKSDKYVVNGQKVWISRIQHSDLMILLARTTPLAEVTKKSEGMSIFIVDLKEAIGKGMTIQPIANMVNHETNEVFFDNLEIPAENLIGEEGKGFKYILDGLNAERTLIAAECIGDAYWFVDKARRYANERVVFDRPIGKNQGIQFPIADSYIETEAANLMRFKACNLFDAKEPCGAEANMAKYLAAKASWEAANVCIQTHGGFGFANEYDVERKFRETRLYQVAPISTNLIYSYVAEHILGLPRSF